Part of the Streptomyces sp. RFCAC02 genome is shown below.
AGGCCGTAGGACACGAGGACGATCGGGTAGGTGCCGGCCTCGGTCGTGTCACGGGCCAGGTCGAAGGCGAAGTCGTACTCGCCGCGGCCCTCGGCGCGCTCGGAGACCTCCAGGACGGCCGCGGCGGCCTCCGGGGAGTACGGCACGAACTCGTCGCCCACCTGGACGCTGGCGGTGCCCAGGTCACCGGCCTGGCTGGCGTCGGCGTAGCCGATGGTGCCCTCGCCGCCCGTGACGGCCTGGATGACACCGGAGGTGCCCTGCGCGGCCTCACCGCCGTCGACCGGCCACACGTCGCTGGCCTCGTGCGGCCACGCGTCGGGGGCGACGGTCGCGAGGTACTCGGTGAAGTTCTCGGTGGTGCCGGAGTCGTCGGAGCGGTTGACCGGCGTGATCGCGAGGTCCGGCAGGTCGGCGTCCGGGTTGTCGGCGGCGATCGCCTCGTCGTTCCACTTGGTGATCTTCTGGTCGAAGATGCCCGCGATGGTCTCGGCGCTCAGGTTCAGCGAGTCGATGCCGGGGAGGTTGAAGACCACGGCGATCGGCGAGACGTAGACCGGGACCTCGACGACCTCGCCGCAACGCTCGGTGGCGGCGGCCAGCTCCTCGTCGTCCAGGTAGGCGTCCGAGCCGGCGAACGCGGTCGCGCCGCCCGCGATGAACTGCTCGCGCCCGGCGCCGGAGCCGGACGGGTCGTAGGTGATCGTGACGTCCGGGTTGGCGCCCAGGAAGCCCGCCATCCACGCCTGCTGGGCGGCGTCCTGGGAGCTGGCGCCGGCGCCGGCGATCGTGCCGGACAGCT
Proteins encoded:
- a CDS encoding phosphate ABC transporter substrate-binding protein PstS — encoded protein: MRNWRATTAAIAVVSALALATACSSENEDDGGSGGDSGGSGGGSTASELSGTIAGAGASSQDAAQQAWMAGFLGANPDVTITYDPSGSGAGREQFIAGGATAFAGSDAYLDDEELAAATERCGEVVEVPVYVSPIAVVFNLPGIDSLNLSAETIAGIFDQKITKWNDEAIAADNPDADLPDLAITPVNRSDDSGTTENFTEYLATVAPDAWPHEASDVWPVDGGEAAQGTSGVIQAVTGGEGTIGYADASQAGDLGTASVQVGDEFVPYSPEAAAAVLEVSERAEGRGEYDFAFDLARDTTEAGTYPIVLVSYGLACTSYDDADTAELVKAYFDYIISEEGQAAAAETAGSAPISDALREQLQTAVDAIGSAS